In the genome of Massilibacillus massiliensis, one region contains:
- a CDS encoding vWA domain-containing protein yields the protein MQQRKILKMPTLLFIFIFVLTCFWGNFSRGAASEAVKQHEVIFLIDVSNSMNTTDAGKLVPDCLEKILYLLPDNYAVGLVAYGTEVQSINSVDLKREAIAETLRQLSYTGYTNAGVGLEKALTLFKDSEAEKTVILLSDGEIMLDTPDATKVSEMQFSQAMQTAAQRGIRVLSVAIGEQGRLSQANIYNANNPKNGDLFHVDTVAELHDIAKTIVYGKFGIAKTSVSSSDLQNDALRVHLPLKHMEYINKAKISLTSTVPLYNVGADYTAQSGKIVSGKQFAVVNLWQPQSEAVQIRFLAANGGNVQADLILEMNASVQVEVKNTTLEESGQKIAEVRLVPVSTQNQNLHLLDDPYFEGKSVRVTADDQEIAAVVENGSIRFSLSADQSRSVEVKVHYEDLGVNMITPETISVQVKQAEGYEKLWIACIVIATVGLIWWRMREPKPLPPPPIISRYEYAGKFKIYITQTPDDSDIAPMEYNLYRNFQKEEITLGAILEQCGISFSLPGAYKIFFSPGANKALVLTNKSDCTILKNRDLLVKDHSCLVYFHERIHITFEDEHSELILEYKNVKPSERR from the coding sequence TTGCAACAAAGAAAAATTTTAAAAATGCCGACGTTACTTTTTATTTTTATTTTTGTGTTAACGTGCTTTTGGGGGAATTTTTCTAGAGGCGCAGCATCGGAAGCCGTAAAACAGCATGAAGTCATCTTCCTCATTGATGTCAGCAATTCTATGAATACGACTGATGCGGGGAAACTTGTGCCAGACTGTTTAGAAAAGATTTTATATCTATTGCCGGATAACTATGCAGTAGGGCTCGTTGCCTACGGTACAGAAGTGCAGTCAATAAATTCGGTGGATCTGAAACGAGAGGCAATTGCTGAAACGCTTCGGCAATTGAGTTATACGGGATATACGAATGCCGGAGTCGGATTGGAGAAAGCACTGACTTTGTTCAAAGATAGCGAAGCAGAAAAAACGGTAATTTTACTTTCCGATGGTGAAATTATGCTAGATACCCCGGATGCAACAAAAGTTTCCGAAATGCAGTTTAGTCAAGCGATGCAAACGGCGGCGCAGCGCGGTATTCGTGTTTTATCCGTCGCAATCGGTGAACAGGGGCGTTTATCACAGGCGAATATTTACAATGCGAACAACCCTAAAAATGGAGATTTGTTTCACGTTGACACTGTTGCTGAATTACACGATATTGCCAAAACAATCGTATATGGGAAATTTGGCATTGCCAAGACATCGGTTAGCAGTAGTGATCTACAAAATGATGCACTCCGTGTACATCTGCCGCTAAAACATATGGAGTATATCAATAAAGCGAAAATCTCTCTTACCTCCACAGTACCGTTATACAATGTTGGCGCTGATTATACTGCACAGAGCGGTAAAATTGTGAGTGGTAAACAATTTGCAGTTGTGAATTTATGGCAACCGCAAAGCGAAGCAGTTCAGATTCGTTTTCTAGCTGCGAATGGAGGGAATGTACAGGCTGATCTGATCTTAGAAATGAATGCATCTGTTCAAGTTGAGGTGAAAAATACAACACTTGAAGAATCCGGTCAAAAAATAGCTGAAGTTAGATTAGTTCCTGTCAGTACACAAAATCAAAATTTACATCTTTTAGATGATCCATATTTTGAGGGAAAATCAGTTCGAGTAACAGCAGATGATCAGGAAATTGCGGCAGTTGTGGAAAATGGATCTATTCGTTTTTCTCTGTCAGCCGATCAATCGCGTAGTGTAGAGGTCAAAGTGCACTATGAAGATCTCGGTGTCAACATGATTACACCGGAAACAATTTCTGTACAGGTTAAACAGGCGGAAGGTTATGAAAAATTATGGATTGCTTGTATTGTCATAGCAACTGTTGGGTTGATTTGGTGGAGAATGCGCGAGCCAAAACCGCTGCCCCCGCCGCCGATCATAAGTCGTTATGAATATGCTGGTAAATTCAAAATTTATATTACACAGACGCCAGATGATAGTGACATTGCACCTATGGAATATAATTTATACCGTAACTTCCAAAAGGAAGAAATCACGCTGGGGGCAATTCTAGAGCAATGTGGGATTTCCTTTTCCTTGCCTGGTGCATATAAAATCTTCTTTAGTCCGGGTGCCAATAAAGCACTGGTACTTACCAATAAATCTGACTGCACCATTTTGAAAAATAGGGATTTGTTAGTCAAAGATCATAGCTGTCTCGTCTACTTTCATGAAAGAATTCATATTACATTTGAGGACGAACACAGCGAACTTATCTTAGAATATAAAAATGTCAAGCCGTCTGAACGACGCTAA
- the lgt gene encoding prolipoprotein diacylglyceryl transferase has product MHPILFSIGSLEFRVWGVLVSIGIFAGVWLTIRLAKNSEFTSEMIQEYILYGVFAGLLGARLWEVIFSWEEYSSNPVEMLMFWQGGLSIQGAVFANVIFGWWYFRRKKVSFRRFADIASPGLLLGQAIGRIGCFFNGDAYGKPTEAWYGIIYQPGTPAFHAWGATSLVPAELMEAGIDLLILPIVLWIFRKKKFDGQVALTYFILYSLARFGLEFLRTDSLMIGGFKAAQLTALLTVLVAASLWIWNFRKGQKSYE; this is encoded by the coding sequence ATGCATCCGATTTTATTTAGTATTGGAAGTTTGGAATTTCGCGTTTGGGGAGTTTTAGTGTCGATAGGAATTTTCGCTGGTGTTTGGTTGACGATTCGGTTAGCAAAAAACAGTGAATTCACATCAGAAATGATACAAGAATATATCTTATATGGTGTATTTGCAGGCCTTTTGGGTGCCAGGCTATGGGAGGTCATCTTCTCGTGGGAAGAATATAGTTCAAACCCAGTGGAAATGTTGATGTTTTGGCAAGGCGGTTTATCCATCCAAGGTGCAGTTTTTGCGAATGTTATATTTGGTTGGTGGTATTTCAGACGAAAAAAAGTAAGCTTTCGTCGATTTGCTGATATTGCTTCACCCGGACTTCTTTTAGGGCAGGCCATTGGTCGGATTGGTTGCTTTTTTAATGGTGATGCATATGGAAAACCGACAGAAGCTTGGTATGGTATAATTTATCAGCCAGGTACGCCAGCCTTTCATGCATGGGGAGCCACGTCCCTTGTGCCCGCGGAATTAATGGAGGCAGGGATAGATCTTCTGATTTTACCGATTGTACTATGGATATTTCGTAAAAAGAAATTTGATGGTCAGGTGGCTTTGACGTATTTTATTTTATACTCACTGGCTCGATTTGGACTAGAATTTCTGCGAACCGATAGTCTGATGATTGGAGGTTTTAAAGCAGCGCAACTGACTGCATTGCTGACTGTTTTGGTAGCAGCAAGTCTTTGGATATGGAACTTTCGTAAAGGTCAGAAGTCTTACGAATGA
- a CDS encoding CC/Se motif family (seleno)protein, translating into MEFQYASETKQFILDHGAAITIQFQSEECYACCGKQRTTFPTVQIGKPQDIQQAAYEIIYSDELTIYVEKAIYQMDSALVFAIVMNPSKEPPLDLYGVTPN; encoded by the coding sequence ATGGAATTTCAATACGCTTCAGAAACAAAACAATTTATACTCGATCACGGTGCGGCAATAACGATCCAATTTCAAAGTGAAGAATGTTATGCTTGCTGCGGCAAGCAACGCACCACCTTTCCAACTGTTCAAATTGGAAAACCGCAGGATATCCAACAAGCTGCTTATGAAATTATCTATAGCGATGAACTCACAATTTATGTAGAAAAAGCTATTTATCAAATGGATTCCGCTCTTGTATTTGCGATTGTAATGAATCCTTCAAAGGAACCTCCTTTAGACCTATATGGGGTAACACCAAATTAA
- a CDS encoding methyltransferase family protein, protein MEHTMWGYGLWPVVIINSLIFIIFAFSFARPRSLTDWRTFGTFSAFIVALFTEMYGFPLTIYLLSGWLAKYFPESALFSHDAGHIWYTLLGMSGDPHQNPIHALSSWLILGGMMFLAFTWVYLYRAQRKQELAQTGPYAVIRHPQYVAFIAIMTGFLLQWPTLLTVLMYPILVVMYIRLARLEERESRAYFGEVYEQYQAVTPGFIPRQKRKHETR, encoded by the coding sequence ATGGAACATACAATGTGGGGCTATGGATTATGGCCGGTTGTGATCATCAATTCTTTGATATTTATTATATTTGCTTTTAGTTTTGCTCGTCCTCGATCGTTGACAGATTGGCGAACTTTTGGTACTTTTTCTGCGTTTATCGTAGCTTTGTTTACGGAAATGTATGGTTTTCCATTAACGATTTATCTTTTGTCCGGTTGGTTAGCTAAATATTTTCCGGAGAGTGCCTTGTTCAGCCATGATGCCGGACATATCTGGTATACCTTGCTGGGGATGAGTGGGGATCCGCATCAAAATCCAATTCATGCGTTAAGTAGCTGGTTGATCTTGGGAGGCATGATGTTTTTAGCATTTACTTGGGTATATCTTTATCGTGCACAACGAAAGCAAGAACTGGCACAGACTGGTCCATATGCGGTGATTCGTCATCCGCAATATGTTGCCTTTATTGCCATTATGACCGGTTTTTTGTTGCAATGGCCAACGCTTTTAACAGTTTTGATGTATCCTATTTTGGTAGTGATGTATATACGGTTGGCGCGTTTGGAAGAGCGTGAATCTCGCGCGTATTTTGGGGAGGTTTACGAGCAATATCAAGCAGTAACACCAGGCTTTATACCACGTCAAAAGCGCAAGCACGAAACTAGATAA
- the glmS gene encoding glutamine--fructose-6-phosphate transaminase (isomerizing) has product MCGIVGYVGSKEAAPFLIEGLTKLEYRGYDSAGIAVFDGEKINVEKSVGRLNVLEKKLEGRTPQGVLGIGHTRWATHGRPSDRNSHPHTDCSGNFVVVHNGIIENYLHLKEKLIEKGHIFTSETDTEVVAHLVEDLYEGDLEVTVRKVLKLIEGSYSLVFMARNEPDKLICTKQDNPLVIGLGEGENFIASDIPAIISRTRKTYIVSDGEIAVVKADSVWITNREGVPVTKKVFEVNWNAEAAEKGGYEHFMLKEIYEQPKAVRETMSARLAKDDSAVVMDELKWNKDYLKSFKKIFIVACGTAYHAGVVGKYYIEKLARIPVEVDIASEFRYRGPIIDDRTLTIVVSQSGETSDTLAALKEAKRLGAKTLAITNVVGSSIAREADQVIYTWAGPEIAVASTKAYTTQLITMFMLATYMSQIKETITPECTKKLIDSLRKLPAQVHEILEDVEPIKTFAQKYGFNEDVFFIGRSLDYAVALEGSLKLKEISYIHAEAYAAGELKHGTLSLIIEGVPVIALATQKSVYEKTLSNIKEVKARDAVVIGIALEDDNQIEKYVDHIIKVPNTDELLAPLLAVIPLQLLAYYAAITRGCDVDKPRNLAKSVTVE; this is encoded by the coding sequence ATGTGTGGTATCGTTGGTTATGTAGGCTCGAAAGAGGCTGCACCATTTCTTATTGAAGGTTTGACAAAATTAGAATATCGTGGGTATGATTCCGCTGGTATCGCTGTATTCGACGGCGAAAAAATCAATGTGGAAAAAAGCGTTGGCCGTCTCAACGTATTAGAAAAGAAACTTGAAGGCAGAACGCCGCAAGGGGTATTAGGTATCGGTCATACGAGATGGGCAACACACGGACGTCCATCAGATCGCAATTCCCATCCGCACACAGACTGTTCGGGAAATTTTGTCGTAGTGCATAATGGGATTATCGAGAATTACCTGCACTTAAAAGAAAAATTAATCGAAAAAGGGCATATATTTACTTCTGAAACGGATACAGAAGTTGTTGCACATTTAGTCGAAGATTTATATGAGGGTGATCTTGAGGTAACTGTTAGAAAAGTCCTTAAATTAATCGAAGGATCTTACTCGCTTGTCTTTATGGCACGCAATGAACCTGATAAATTAATTTGTACAAAACAAGATAATCCGCTTGTCATTGGTCTTGGTGAAGGGGAGAATTTTATCGCCTCTGATATTCCTGCGATTATTTCACGCACACGCAAAACTTACATTGTAAGTGACGGCGAAATTGCAGTTGTAAAAGCTGATTCTGTATGGATTACAAATCGTGAAGGTGTACCTGTTACGAAAAAGGTATTTGAAGTAAACTGGAATGCGGAAGCTGCGGAAAAAGGCGGTTATGAACATTTCATGTTAAAAGAAATCTACGAACAGCCAAAAGCTGTACGTGAAACGATGTCAGCACGCTTAGCAAAAGACGACAGTGCAGTTGTAATGGATGAATTAAAATGGAATAAAGATTATTTAAAATCCTTTAAGAAAATCTTCATCGTTGCGTGCGGAACTGCATATCATGCAGGCGTTGTCGGCAAATATTATATAGAAAAATTAGCGCGTATCCCGGTTGAAGTAGACATTGCGTCTGAATTCCGTTATCGCGGACCAATCATTGACGATCGTACATTGACGATTGTTGTGAGTCAATCAGGTGAAACCAGTGATACTTTGGCTGCGTTAAAAGAAGCGAAACGTCTAGGTGCGAAAACACTGGCGATTACCAATGTAGTAGGCTCCTCGATTGCGCGTGAAGCCGATCAAGTGATCTATACTTGGGCAGGTCCAGAAATTGCTGTTGCATCAACGAAAGCGTATACAACACAATTGATTACAATGTTCATGCTTGCAACGTATATGTCTCAAATCAAAGAAACGATTACACCAGAATGTACAAAAAAATTAATTGATTCTTTACGGAAACTTCCTGCACAAGTGCATGAAATCTTAGAAGATGTAGAACCGATTAAGACATTTGCGCAAAAATATGGCTTCAATGAAGATGTGTTCTTCATCGGTCGTTCTCTTGATTATGCGGTAGCATTGGAAGGCTCATTGAAATTAAAAGAAATTTCCTATATTCATGCTGAAGCATATGCTGCTGGTGAATTAAAACATGGTACGTTATCTTTGATTATCGAAGGTGTGCCAGTGATTGCACTTGCAACACAAAAGAGTGTATATGAAAAAACTTTGAGTAATATCAAGGAAGTAAAAGCACGTGATGCAGTCGTAATTGGTATTGCGCTTGAAGATGATAACCAAATTGAAAAATATGTGGATCATATTATTAAAGTGCCAAATACAGATGAATTATTAGCGCCATTGTTGGCTGTAATTCCACTGCAATTGCTAGCTTACTATGCAGCAATTACCAGAGGCTGTGACGTAGATAAACCTCGTAATTTGGCAAAATCAGTTACGGTGGAATAA
- a CDS encoding substrate-binding domain-containing protein, with amino-acid sequence MEEKKALSTQDVANMLNVSKSTIYGLIKSGEIVSYKVGRKVRFTERDVADYINRSRNEQTVSTEKQEMSPMKAIEKNENRSEFVICGQDILLDVLSNYMRSYGYPALRAYIGSYDSLTSLYRNKIDVASAHLWDGETNQYNIPYVKCLLPGIPSIIIHFTKRMQGFFVAKGNPKQITSWQDFERSDIVLVNREFGAGSRVLLDEKLKLLGISRKKIHGYENQVQSHLAVASAVGRGEADVGIGIEKISKQVDGVDFIPLQQENYDLVIKKEDLDRPEIIAMLRIIRSEEFKKEFKNIGGYDISEMGELVKF; translated from the coding sequence ATGGAAGAAAAAAAAGCTTTATCAACACAAGATGTTGCCAATATGCTGAATGTCAGTAAAAGTACGATTTACGGATTAATTAAAAGCGGTGAAATCGTATCTTACAAAGTTGGTAGAAAAGTTCGTTTTACAGAACGCGATGTAGCAGACTATATCAATCGTTCACGAAATGAACAGACTGTTTCTACTGAAAAGCAGGAAATGTCGCCCATGAAAGCCATAGAAAAAAATGAAAATAGAAGTGAGTTTGTTATTTGTGGACAAGATATTCTATTGGATGTACTTTCGAACTATATGCGCAGCTACGGGTATCCTGCTTTGCGCGCGTATATTGGTAGCTATGATAGTCTAACTTCGTTATATAGAAACAAGATTGATGTAGCTTCAGCGCACTTGTGGGATGGTGAGACGAATCAATATAACATTCCATATGTAAAATGTTTGCTGCCTGGAATTCCAAGTATCATTATACATTTTACAAAACGTATGCAAGGCTTTTTCGTCGCCAAAGGAAATCCGAAGCAAATTACTTCATGGCAAGATTTTGAGCGTTCTGATATCGTTTTAGTTAATAGAGAATTTGGTGCTGGTTCTAGAGTTTTATTAGATGAAAAATTAAAACTGCTTGGCATCTCACGGAAAAAAATTCATGGATATGAAAATCAAGTGCAGTCGCACCTTGCTGTTGCAAGTGCAGTTGGTCGCGGCGAAGCGGATGTTGGAATCGGCATAGAAAAGATTTCAAAACAGGTAGATGGTGTAGACTTTATACCATTACAACAAGAAAATTATGATTTAGTTATAAAAAAAGAAGATCTAGATCGACCAGAAATCATAGCAATGCTGAGAATTATACGATCAGAAGAATTTAAAAAAGAATTTAAAAATATCGGTGGCTATGATATCAGTGAAATGGGAGAACTCGTAAAATTTTAA
- a CDS encoding FMN-binding glutamate synthase family protein, with product MLFNWLTMKLMDPAMDDTVKKMFTEGYSDNLFLMVTAAEKISPKAMVEAAMRAESGKELVRPLGSPVVLSPWDKILLNPKQLFQLPTEDYTKVKMQTVIGPNAKKPLVLDMPIMITGMSYGGSLSLPMKVALAKGAAMVGTSTNTGESAVTNEERRAAKFLIGQYHRGGMLSGKEQLSALDAIEIQLGQGAWGGAVDEPMLAEEIGNHLRKSWHLEKGKDATVYARMPGKSTTKDYINMINEMKKQYDVPVGVKIAGTDYIEYELAVIAQTQADYIVIDGSEGGTASSNPTLQDNVGLPTLHTLVRTVAWLTKHDLREKFSIIVAGGMTTPGHFLKALALGADAIYIGTIALLAAMHTQVTKVLPQSPPSQLALYSGKKTHKLDVDVAAEHLANFLTSCTLEMQLAIQAVGKSAAKELNGSDLVTVDKELAEFIGIRCAASPRQDHAENTKESVQEEAHNDSRSFLQ from the coding sequence ATGTTATTTAATTGGTTAACAATGAAATTAATGGATCCCGCAATGGATGACACGGTTAAGAAAATGTTCACTGAAGGTTATTCGGATAATCTTTTTCTCATGGTGACTGCTGCTGAAAAAATTTCACCAAAAGCTATGGTTGAAGCGGCAATGCGTGCTGAGTCAGGAAAGGAATTAGTAAGACCTTTGGGAAGTCCTGTCGTACTATCGCCATGGGACAAAATTTTACTAAATCCGAAGCAGCTATTTCAATTACCAACTGAGGATTATACCAAGGTAAAAATGCAGACGGTCATTGGTCCAAATGCTAAGAAACCGCTCGTTTTGGACATGCCGATTATGATTACCGGAATGTCATATGGAGGATCACTTAGTTTGCCAATGAAAGTAGCTTTGGCAAAAGGAGCCGCGATGGTCGGGACTTCTACAAACACCGGTGAATCCGCTGTAACGAATGAAGAACGCAGAGCCGCAAAATTTCTAATCGGCCAGTACCATCGTGGTGGCATGTTAAGTGGAAAAGAGCAATTAAGCGCGCTGGACGCGATCGAAATTCAGCTTGGTCAAGGTGCGTGGGGTGGTGCTGTAGATGAACCTATGTTGGCAGAAGAAATTGGTAACCATCTGCGAAAATCCTGGCACTTGGAAAAAGGAAAGGATGCCACCGTTTATGCTCGGATGCCTGGTAAAAGCACGACAAAAGATTATATAAATATGATCAATGAAATGAAAAAACAATATGACGTGCCTGTTGGTGTAAAGATTGCGGGAACAGACTATATTGAATATGAGCTGGCTGTCATTGCACAAACGCAGGCCGATTATATTGTAATTGATGGATCCGAAGGCGGTACAGCATCATCAAACCCAACGCTTCAAGATAATGTAGGTTTGCCGACACTTCATACTTTAGTCAGAACAGTCGCTTGGTTAACCAAACATGATTTAAGAGAAAAATTTAGCATTATCGTTGCAGGCGGTATGACGACACCGGGACATTTCTTAAAAGCACTTGCGCTTGGTGCGGATGCGATTTATATCGGGACGATTGCACTTTTAGCTGCGATGCATACCCAAGTTACCAAGGTTTTACCGCAATCACCACCATCACAATTAGCTTTATATTCAGGAAAGAAAACGCATAAGTTGGATGTTGACGTGGCGGCGGAGCATCTAGCCAATTTTTTAACTTCGTGTACACTAGAAATGCAGCTTGCCATCCAAGCAGTTGGCAAAAGTGCCGCAAAAGAACTCAATGGCAGCGATTTGGTAACTGTGGATAAAGAATTAGCAGAATTTATTGGCATTCGTTGTGCTGCCTCACCAAGACAAGATCACGCAGAAAATACAAAAGAATCGGTACAAGAAGAAGCGCATAATGATTCTAGATCATTCCTTCAATGA
- the glmM gene encoding phosphoglucosamine mutase, protein MARLFGTDGVRGEANIDLTPELAYRLGRAATIFFGEKTDEQPVLLIGRDTRISGPMFEAALAAGICSAGGKAILAGVVPTPAIAYLTKQLNAQAGIVISASHNPFQDNGIKFFGSNGYKLPDAVEDQLEERVHAIEHGSELFRPTGEKIGTIVYRHDLIKEYINYVVTTVQEDFKGVKVVLDCSNGASFEAMPVVLKKLGAEVIVIHDQPNGININKNCGSTHIETLQAAVLSHKADIGIAHDGDADRCLAVDEKGQLIDGDKILVICALEMMEKGTLKDHTLVTTVMANIGLHQAIKKAGGRLEVTKVGDRYVLENMLENGYTLGGEQSGHIIFSEFSTTGDGLITAIQLISSVKRSGKSASELAGLMTSYPQLLVNVRVKTKEGWEENTDIQAAIQAGDDELGDNGRILVRPSGTEPLIRVMAEGPDQDQLDKICHEIAGVVKSVQG, encoded by the coding sequence ATGGCAAGACTTTTTGGAACTGATGGTGTACGCGGAGAAGCAAATATTGATCTCACACCGGAATTGGCGTATCGTTTAGGCAGGGCTGCAACGATATTTTTTGGAGAGAAAACAGATGAACAGCCAGTTTTGTTAATTGGCAGAGATACAAGGATTTCTGGACCTATGTTTGAAGCTGCGCTTGCAGCGGGAATTTGTTCTGCTGGCGGAAAAGCGATTTTAGCAGGTGTTGTTCCGACGCCGGCAATTGCTTATTTGACAAAACAATTAAATGCGCAGGCGGGAATTGTGATTTCAGCATCGCATAATCCGTTCCAGGATAACGGGATTAAATTTTTTGGCAGCAATGGTTACAAATTGCCTGATGCGGTTGAAGACCAGTTAGAAGAGCGTGTACATGCGATTGAACACGGATCGGAATTATTTCGCCCAACAGGAGAAAAGATTGGCACAATTGTATATCGCCATGACTTGATCAAAGAATACATAAACTACGTAGTGACAACCGTGCAGGAAGATTTTAAGGGAGTCAAAGTAGTTCTTGATTGTTCAAATGGTGCTTCTTTTGAAGCGATGCCGGTTGTGCTAAAGAAATTAGGCGCAGAAGTCATTGTCATTCATGATCAGCCAAATGGAATCAATATAAATAAAAATTGCGGATCTACGCATATTGAAACTTTGCAGGCTGCAGTTTTATCGCATAAAGCAGATATTGGAATTGCACATGACGGTGATGCAGATCGTTGCCTTGCCGTAGATGAAAAGGGGCAATTAATTGATGGCGATAAAATTCTTGTTATTTGTGCATTAGAAATGATGGAAAAGGGAACATTAAAAGATCATACACTGGTTACAACTGTTATGGCGAATATTGGTTTGCATCAAGCAATTAAAAAAGCTGGCGGCAGACTCGAAGTAACAAAAGTTGGTGACCGCTATGTATTGGAAAATATGCTGGAAAATGGTTATACATTAGGCGGTGAACAATCCGGACATATTATATTTAGTGAATTCAGTACAACCGGCGATGGATTGATTACAGCGATTCAATTGATTTCTTCTGTAAAGAGAAGCGGAAAAAGTGCATCTGAACTTGCCGGGCTTATGACAAGCTACCCGCAATTGTTAGTAAATGTACGGGTAAAAACCAAAGAAGGCTGGGAAGAAAATACCGATATCCAAGCGGCAATTCAAGCTGGTGATGATGAACTTGGTGATAATGGTCGTATTTTAGTACGTCCATCCGGTACAGAACCTTTAATTCGTGTCATGGCAGAAGGCCCGGATCAAGACCAATTGGATAAGATTTGTCATGAAATAGCTGGCGTCGTAAAGTCAGTGCAGGGATAA